From the genome of Scytonema hofmannii PCC 7110, one region includes:
- a CDS encoding bifunctional nuclease family protein, which produces MIEMKVAGIALDAITRSPIVLLKDSSDRRALPIYIGQEQARAIMGALENQKPPRPLTHDLIVNLLETWNMTLDRVIIHSLQKDTFYAALILKQGEVKKEIDARPSDAIAIALRTNTPIWVMEEVIADASIPVDRDADEAEQQAFREFVSNLRPEDLIKRFGDGGS; this is translated from the coding sequence ATGATTGAGATGAAAGTCGCTGGCATAGCATTAGATGCCATAACACGCAGCCCAATTGTACTTCTGAAGGATTCTTCAGATCGCCGCGCACTACCAATTTATATTGGTCAGGAGCAAGCAAGAGCAATTATGGGCGCACTGGAGAATCAAAAGCCTCCAAGACCCTTAACCCATGACCTCATTGTGAACCTTTTAGAGACATGGAATATGACTTTAGATCGCGTTATTATCCATTCGTTGCAAAAAGACACATTCTATGCAGCTCTCATTCTCAAGCAAGGTGAGGTGAAAAAGGAAATTGACGCACGTCCAAGTGATGCGATCGCGATCGCTTTACGTACAAACACTCCGATTTGGGTTATGGAAGAAGTCATAGCTGATGCTTCCATCCCTGTAGATAGAGATGCTGATGAAGCCGAACAACAAGCGTTTCGAGAATTTGTCTCCAATCTTCGACCGGAGGATCTGATTAAACGTTTTGGTGATGGCGGAAGCTAG
- a CDS encoding riboflavin synthase, which produces MFTGLIQSLGTIKPIGEHSWQITCVTHLSNAIMQDLALGDSIAVDGICLTVEKILKDGFIATASPETLRRTTLGQEQTQQRYVNLEASLRVGSKVGGHFVMGHVDGMGQLLSVEQTATSWEMTLNAPKEIARYIVPKGSIAVNGISLTVADYQPETMQFKVAVIPVTYAETNFQYLNPGSWVNLEGDILGKYVEKFLSVGNQDPKPTTNNEFDGITPSFLTEHGYL; this is translated from the coding sequence GTGTTTACAGGATTAATCCAGTCATTAGGAACAATAAAACCCATAGGGGAGCATTCTTGGCAGATTACTTGTGTCACACACTTATCTAATGCCATTATGCAAGATTTAGCGCTTGGTGACAGTATTGCAGTAGACGGCATCTGCCTAACGGTAGAAAAAATTCTAAAAGATGGATTTATTGCTACTGCTTCACCAGAAACCCTACGCCGCACCACCTTAGGACAAGAGCAAACACAACAGAGGTACGTCAACTTAGAAGCATCATTACGAGTGGGAAGCAAGGTAGGCGGTCATTTTGTGATGGGACACGTAGACGGAATGGGTCAACTATTATCTGTCGAACAAACAGCAACCTCTTGGGAAATGACGTTAAATGCACCAAAAGAGATCGCCCGCTATATTGTTCCCAAAGGCAGCATAGCAGTGAATGGCATTAGTCTCACTGTTGCCGATTATCAACCAGAAACAATGCAATTCAAAGTCGCCGTCATTCCCGTAACCTACGCCGAAACCAATTTTCAATATTTAAACCCAGGCAGTTGGGTAAATTTAGAAGGGGATATTTTAGGCAAATACGTCGAAAAATTTCTTTCCGTTGGCAATCAAGACCCAAAACCAACGACAAACAACGAGTTTGATGGCATCACACCCTCCTTCCTAACAGAACATGGGTATTTGTGA